The following DNA comes from Fusarium fujikuroi IMI 58289 draft genome, chromosome FFUJ_chr03.
CACATCTTGGTTCGTCTACCATATTTTGCTCTTCTCATGCCTCAGACCACACAAGCAGGTTATCTCAGATTTCTCGATCGACAATACGACCTTGTAAGGTTAGCACAAGCTGCACGCGGCACTTGTTGATGCTCTCCCGCTCCCCTGCGCTTCGCTAGACGCGGCCTGTAAAGATTGCGTGCTGGAGAGCTTTGCGGGACGTTTTACGTTGCCCGGCGTAACGAGTTTATTGTATCGGGTTTCAACGTTTAAGCTAGCTGACTTTCTTATGCATATCCGCGCTATTCGGCTGGTTGCTTGCTTCCCAAGTCTCGCGGCTATCCACACTCTGtggtttgtttgttgctTTTGCAAAAGGACTCCCTGTTGTGAGGCCAACAGGAACTATTCGGTTGAGCCAGTCTCGTTTAGTAGAGGAATAGTCGCTTCTTTGCATCCTCCACCACCCATGATAGTCCTTCTTTAAGGTTGGTTCCAGTCATGGCGCTGCATGGCAGGATGTGCCATCGATGTGTCCGTATCGATTCCAGTTGTAGCTCCTAAATATCATAGTGAGCTTGGTTGGTCATGTTcacatggcatggcatggcatggcatggcatggcatggcatggcatggcgtGACGTGAACATACTGAGAGAATCTCTTCTTCCGTCATACATCCCTCAACATCTGTTTTGTTGGCAAAAACAAGCAGACTTGCCCCTGCAAGACGCTGTACCACTTGTCAGTAGCTATCCGACCGTTGCCGTGTCATATCACGCACCTCTTCTAAGAGTAAACCTTGAAGCTCGTCTCTGCAGTCTTGGATACGTAAACGGTCCGTTGCGTCGACAACCCAGATCAAAGCATCTGTCTTTTCAAAATAGTTTCTCCAGTATGAGCGCAACGTTTTCTGCCCACCCACGTCCCCTTGGGGAGTCAGCTCATCTCATCGACTGGGAATGTCTACTTGTGTCACACACATATGTTTAATTTGTACCTGTAAGGCCTGTCAGTGGTGTTATACGACGAACGAAGTCCTTCTTACCCCTCGTAGTCAAtcgtcttgatgatgaaaccTAATGTTGGGCTTACGGTGTTGACATCCTCTCccatgaccttcttgacgaTTGTGGTCTTTCCAGCATTATCCAATCCGCTAAGGATAGTTAGTCAAAATCCTCAATGGAGCAGGTCGTGGATAATACTCACAGCATCAGGATTCGCATTTCTTTGTCCTTGAGCCGCGCTTTTCGCAGGATTGACAACATTTTGATTTACGAGTAGTGTATCGAATTAACTCGAGAGTAAGACAAGCAAGGCACTTCCACTTGGTTCTTGAGCAGTTTTGTCGGCTATTTGGTCTTCAAAGgatttctttcttcatcaccgAACTATGAAGGTAGTTGAATTCATTTACCTGCGGCTCTCATGGCTCCACGTGATTGGTGCTCGCTTGATCCCTTCACCCCCTCCATGGAACTTCACCACTCCCGTCTCGTATGCTATGCCTCAACCGCCACTATTAATGGATAATCTAAAACATCTGAAAACCATGGACGTTATGTATCCTATCGACATCCCGTCTTTACATACGCTACTTTACATGCCCATACGCTCGAACTTGGCCCAAACATTTCCTACCATGCAATTACCATAGCGATAAACAGCCAAAACTCCTGTCAATAGCCAGGCTCTTGTACATCAAtgcctctcttcctccaccaTTTCTGAAGCTGGGCGTGCCTCATGTTCCCATACAACTAGGTCTTTCCAGACGCCTGGGTTTTTTCCATGCTTCACAGCTTCCTTGAAATTCGCAACCTTGGCAAAATCGTACTTCTCGAGCAGACCAGTCGTCCACTCGATTCGAGAatcatcctcgccatcaAAGAATGTCTCCAAGTACAGCTTGCTGTACTTTCGTTCATTGTGTGCAGGAATCTCTTCGTACGTCTTTCGGGGCTCCGAGCACTTCCAGTTGTAGTCCACAAGACTACGATGGTAGATCGATGTGGACAACAAAATTCTGTCCAGCAGTGCCGACCCGACTAGCATTCGTCGATGCTCTGGCTCAACGACGAGCTTGATTTTCCCAGAGAACCTGGCTCCCTGACATGCGTGGCCTAGAAAGTCCTGTCGAGAATCATCGACAAAGGCAAAGCCAAGGATGGTTGGAGTCTCTGACACTCCATGAGATTTCATAATTCCAATGAGCTTCTGATAGCGCTTTTCATCACCCTTAGACCATCCAGAACGGTCGACTATCTCGCAAGAAGATTCAACCGCCACAATGAATGGGCGGCGCTTCGACGTGCAAGCGTTGTAGAGTTCTGCAATTTGTGCACTGTCAACTTTGGGTAGGTAGACCTGCGAATCTTCTCGCTGCATCTCATTATTGACGATGTTTGCGATGCCCTGGAAATCCTCAGGCTGGACGGGCCGAAGAGTGCAGTCTGCATCGGGCCACTTGTCTTCCTCCTGCGTAATGTTGGCATACTtctgttcttctttcctacgctcaatctcttcctttttcgATTTGCGTAGATCCAGCTCGCGGGCGATGTAGCCTTCAGAATTGGTCACCGCGCGGCGCCAGTTGTGCCTGGCTTGGGTGTCTTTCTGAATCTTAATGTATCGCGGGGGAGGGATCAGCCCGCCTGTCGCCGGATCAATGTCGCAATCATCCACCCGAGGGTGACGGTTTGCGGCAAGGTTGACGATGGGATACTTGTCTTGTTGTGTCTCCCACTTCTCCACGGCTGTCAATAAATTCTGATTGACCTGGATAAGGGCTAGATCATCATCGTTTTCGTGATCATGTAGTCTAGGACTATCCCATGCGGCCATTTCATCTGAAGGCAGCGGACCAGCACTCAGCGCCATGGAGGCGGTGCTTAAGGATCGTTGTCGGAGAACGAGAGCGGTTGAAGGTGTAACAGCTTGGATGATATGCAATGGTGCTGGCAAAGGAGCACCTTCAAATTCCGACGAGTTGTTACCGATTGACTGCTCCTTAGGTGAGTTCCAAGTGCCCACGGAGCtgttctcaaagtcttcgGTCCCTTCGGAATCAACAATTTCAGGTGATTGGTGAAAGGGTGCGCGAACAACTTCCTGCACAGGCGTTTGATAcggagcaggagaagaatgcACGACATTTTTGGAAAGCCTTCGATGCGGAGGAATACGAACCGCCTCGTTCGTACTTTCTTGGAGAGGAAGGGGAGAGCGAAGTCCCTTCTGTCTATTCCAGTAGCTCTGCTGGATAGGAGTTGTATGTCCATTACTCGATGTCCCTTGCGACCCGAGGAATCGCTGTTTAACGGCGCCCGCAGGCAGGAGCTGCTGATTTTGGGTTTGAATCCCAACGAGTTTTCCCATGCCTTGGATGCGCTGCAGCGAGTTATTGAGGTTTGGCGAAGGCGTGCTGCCTCCACCGCCCCGGCTGCTGGGGGCCCACGACATGGCTTACAAAGTCGGCTTTCCATTGTTAGTTCTTGCGGATGATGTTAAAATGAAGCAAATGAAGGCGAACCTGTATAAAGGCTACACAAGCGGGTGTACTACTAGAAACACGGCGATGTGTAGAAACAGCGGTGCAAACGGTGGCGCGCAGGACGGTGACGGGACAACAGAGTTCGAAAAGTGATATGAAGGGAAACAAtatgaaggaagagaagagtgagAGAATGCCAACGATCTCCTCGGCCAGGCGAGTAAATGTTGGGGCTTGGtagtgatgaagaggagaaactCGATCTTTTGTTTGTTGCGATGGAGAGGGGAGATGAAGGCGAGTGGCCCAAGGTTAGataaggcaaggcaaggcactgtgtgaagaagagaagcacgCGGTCGGCTCTTGCCTAGCAACGAGAGTTGAGGAAAATAACGAGAGGCCACTGGCACTTGGCAACAGTGGCAGATTACAGTACTGACCTCCACTACCTAAGGTAAGGCACCTTATGTGCGAATACTTACTACAAGTCGAGTCCGAATACGGCGATATATGAAGGGCTACGGCAGGCCAAGGGACGAGGCAATACTCAGAGCAAACCACGGCTAAGTGCATATTATCATCGAGATCAACATCATTGTCAGTGGTTCAGGGCCCGTGACTACAGGGGTTCGGGTGTGACAAGTTAGCAATCAAGAGATGAATAATATACCAACGAACGAATCTAATAAACAAAGGGAATTGTATTTGCAGAGCTCTACCATGTGTATCCTATACGATTGTTTCACAGGGTATATCCAAACTAACAACAAGACATCAACCCCATACTCCATGGAAATCATCGACTCCAACTACTCCTCATCACTGTCCTCCATCAGTCGTCTATTCTCCCGCACTTGATCCAACAGACTCTTTTTGGGCTTGCTCTGAGTCGACATACGTGATGTTCGACGGCTCGTCTGACCGCCAGGAGCCAATGAACCCACATTCTCTTGCGAGCGTCTAAACCCAGGATGCGAAGAGTAAATGCTCGACGCTGCAATTGACGGAGCGGCCGAGGCTCTTTTCTTACCGCTCCGTGCTGGCCGAGGTGTTGACGGCTCTCCATCTATAGATGGGATACCCGTCTTGAATCCG
Coding sequences within:
- a CDS encoding probable ADP-ribosylation factor-like 2; the protein is MLSILRKARLKDKEMRILMLGLDNAGKTTIVKKVMGEDVNTVSPTLGFIIKTIDYEGYKLNIWDVGGQKTLRSYWRNYFEKTDALIWVVDATDRLRIQDCRDELQGLLLEERLAGASLLVFANKTDVEGCMTEEEILSELQLESIRTHRWHILPCSAMTGTNLKEGLSWVVEDAKKRLFLY